A portion of the Echeneis naucrates chromosome 5, fEcheNa1.1, whole genome shotgun sequence genome contains these proteins:
- the spdef gene encoding SAM pointed domain-containing Ets transcription factor: MSNLVGSLSEGTVYGSRIGMTENSLAVLERHRGSGQPWDLVETKPSVEALERGIPGLYLSCFDMLLTEDSAWLVRFSEASHTPAAPMTHMEPHKEPEQCPVIDSQEQGLSPGSEDHEEEQSLEQVQSMVMGEVLKDIETACKLLNITPDPIEWNTGNVQKWLLWTEHLYRLPHAGKSFQELTGKDLCAMTEEEFRHRSPQCGDTLHAHLDVWKSAAWMKERCSAGDTKTTGIEELWSEADSSCSGQPIHLWQFLRELLLKPHSYGRCIRWLNKEKGIFKIEDSAHVARLWGLRKNRPAMNYDKLSRSIRQYYKKGIIRKPDVSQRLVYQFVHPV; encoded by the exons ATGTCAAATTTAGTGGGCAGTTTATCAGAAGGCACAGTGTATGGGTCACGGATCGGAATGACGGAGAACTCCCTCGCCGTTCTGGAACGACACAGGGGCTCCGGGCAGCCTTGGGacctggtggagaccaaaccaAGCGTTGAAGCTCTGGAGCGTGGCATACCAGGTCTCTACCTCTCTTGCTTCGACATGCTTCTCACGGAAGATTCGGCATGGCTCGTCAGATTTTCCGAGGCCTCCCATACGCCGGCTGCTCCGATGACTCACATGGAGCCCCACAAGGAACCGGAGCAGTGCCCGGTCATTGACAGCCAAGAACAGGGACTCTCTCCGGGGTCGGAGGACCACGAGGAGGAGCAGTCTCTGGAGCAGGTGCAGAGCATGGTGATGGGAGAGGTGCTAAAGGACATTGAAACTGCCTGCAAACTGCTCAACATCACACCAG ACCCCATAGAGTGGAATACGGGAAATGTCCAGAAGTGGCTGCTGTGGACTGAACATCTGTACAGGCTCCCTCACGCAGGAAAGTCCTTTCAGGAGCTGACAGGAAAGGACCTTTGTGCCATGACCGAGGAGGAGTTTCGCCACCGTTCGCCGCAGTGTGGCGACACGCTGCACGCCCACCTGGACGTGTGGAAGTCAG CTGCCTGGATGAAAGAGAGATGTTCAGCTGGTGATACAAAAACtacag gCATTGAGGAGCTTTGGTCCGAGGCAGATTCGTCCTGTTCGGGTCAGCCCATTCATCTGTGGCAGTTCCTCAGAGAGCTCCTGCTCAAACCTCACAGCTATGGACGCTGCATCCGTTGGCTCAATAAAGAAAAag GTATTTTTAAGATTGAAGATTCGGCTCACGTTGCAAGACTGTGGGGACTCCGAAAGAATCGCCCCGCTATGAACTATGACAAACTGAGCCGCTCCATACGTCAGTACTACAAGAAGGGTATCATCCGCAAGCCCGATGTGTCTCAGAGACTGGTCTACCAGTTTGTTCATCCGGTATAA
- the pacsin1b gene encoding protein kinase C and casein kinase substrate in neurons protein 1 — MSGAYDEFASQEETTDSFWEVGNYKRTVKRIDDGHRLCNDLMNCIQERAKIEKAYAQQLTEWSKRWRQLVEKGPQYGTVERAWLAVMTEAEKVSERHQDVKNNLINDDFEKVKNWQKDSYHKQMMGGFKETKEAEEGFKKAQKPWAKKLKELEAAKKSYHMACKEEKLASTREANSKGETSLTADQQKKLHEKVDKCKQDSQKAREKYEKALDELNKCTPHYMENMEQVFTQCQQFEEKRLSFLREVLLDVKCHLNLTDNERYVMVYNDLEHAITSASAQEDLKWFSNNHGPGMHMNWPQFEEFNPDLTHNISKKEKSKKSTDVMLTGINAVVDHAQAGDRGSVSSYDKNQAHTGSTEWSDEDQTAPNSGNDTNGGTNPFDEDAVKGVRVRALYDYDGQEQDELSFRAGDELTKLEEEDEQGWCKGRLDNGQLGLYPANYVEPI; from the exons ATGTCTGGAGCCTACGACGAGTTTGCCAGCCAGGAGGAGACCACAGACAGTTTCTGGGAG GTTGGGAACTACAAACGAACAGTGAAGCGCATCGACGATGGACACCGGCTCTGCAACGACCTGATGAACTGTATCCAGGAGCGCGCCAAGATCGAGAAAGCATACGCACAGCAACTGACAGAGTGGTCCAAGAGATGGAGGCAGCTGGTGGAAAAAG GGCCTCAGTACGGCACAGTGGAGCGCGCCTGGTTAGCGGTGATGACAGAAGCAGAGAAGGTGAGCGAGCGCCACCAGGATGTGAAAAACAACCTGATCAATGACGACTTTGAGAAGGTGAAGAACTGGCAGAAAGACTCGTACCACAAACAGATGATGGGAGGATTCAAGGAAACcaaagaggcagaggagggcTTCAAGAAGGCCCAGAAACCGTGGGCCAAAAAGTTAAAGGAG CTCGAGGCCGCCAAGAAGTCGTATCACATGGCCTGCAAAGAGGAGAAGCTGGCGTCCACCAGAGAAGCCAACAGTAAGGGAGAGACCTCTTTAACGGCCGACCAGCAGAAGAAGCTGCATGAGAAAGTGGACAAGTGCAAACAGGATTCACAGAAA GCGAGGGAGAAGTATGAGAAGGCTCTGGATGAGCTGAATAAATGCACCCCTCACTACATGGAGAACATGGAGCAGGTGTTCACTCAGTGTCAGCAGTTCGAAGAGAAGAGGCTGAGCTTCCTCAGAGAAGTGCTGCTGGATGTCAAATGCCACCTCAACCTCACAGACAACGAAAG ATACGTCATGGTATACAACGACCTCGAGCACGCCATCACTTCAGCCAGCGCCCAGGAAGACCTGAAGTGGTTCAGCAACAACCACGGACCCGGCATGCACATGAACTGGCCGCAGTTCGAG GAATTCAACCCAGACCTTACCCATAACATCTCtaagaaagaaaagtcaaagaaaagcaCTGATGTCATGCTGACTGGCATCAATGCAGTAGTCGACCACGCTCAAGCTGGAGACCGGGGAAG TGTTAGCAGCTATGACAAGAACCAGGCGCACACGGGCTCCACGGAGTGGTCGGATGAGGACCAGACGGCCCCGAACTCAGGCAACGACACCAACGGAGGGACGAACCCCTTCGACGAAGACGCGGTCAAAGGCGTGAGAGTGAGAGCGCTGTACGACTACGACGGCCAAGAGCAGGACGAGCTCAGCTTCAGAGCAG GGGACGAGCTGAcgaagctggaggaggaggacgagcaGGGATGGTGTAAAGGTCGCCTGGACAACGGCCAGCTGGGTCTCTATCCGGCAAATTACGTGGAGCCGATCTAA